The following proteins are encoded in a genomic region of Rhizobium sp. CCGE531:
- a CDS encoding aminotransferase class I/II-fold pyridoxal phosphate-dependent enzyme, which translates to MFSLSKRSDVEPFHAMDVLAEATRRRQAGHSVISMAVGQPSHPAPQAALEAARAALDHGRIGYTDALGTLALRQALSVHYQARHGLSIDPKRIAITTGSSAGFNLAFLTLFDAGDSVAIARPGYPAYRNILAALGLDVIEVPVTEETQFTLTPESLEAAQAASGKRLKGVLLASPANPTGTVTGRAALKALADYCADRSIAFISDEIYHGLTFVGEETSALELTDEAIVINSFSKYYCMTGWRIGWMVLPERLVRPIERVAQSLYISAPELSQIAAEAALGAGAELDVYRESYGRNRDFLMRRLPEIGFRIASPMDGAFYAYVDVSRFTNDSMAFARKMLAEINVAATPGLDFDPVEGHRAMRISYAGSNAEIEEATERMAAWLK; encoded by the coding sequence TTGTTTTCCCTATCCAAGCGCAGCGATGTCGAACCCTTCCATGCCATGGATGTCCTGGCCGAGGCGACACGGCGGCGGCAGGCTGGGCACTCGGTCATTTCCATGGCAGTCGGGCAACCCTCGCATCCCGCGCCGCAGGCGGCACTGGAGGCGGCGCGCGCAGCCCTTGACCATGGCCGCATCGGCTATACGGATGCGCTGGGGACGCTTGCCCTGCGGCAGGCACTCTCCGTTCATTATCAGGCACGTCATGGCTTGAGCATCGATCCGAAGCGGATTGCCATCACCACCGGATCGTCGGCCGGCTTCAATCTCGCTTTCCTGACATTGTTCGACGCCGGCGACAGCGTCGCCATCGCCCGGCCGGGCTATCCGGCCTACCGCAATATCCTCGCAGCGCTCGGTCTCGATGTCATCGAGGTGCCGGTCACCGAGGAGACGCAGTTTACGCTCACTCCTGAAAGCCTCGAGGCGGCACAGGCAGCAAGTGGCAAGCGTCTGAAGGGCGTGCTGTTGGCAAGCCCCGCTAATCCCACAGGCACGGTGACGGGCAGGGCGGCGCTGAAGGCGCTTGCCGATTATTGCGCCGACCGTTCCATCGCCTTCATCTCCGACGAGATCTATCACGGGCTGACCTTCGTCGGCGAGGAGACGAGCGCGCTGGAGCTGACCGACGAGGCGATCGTCATCAATTCCTTCTCGAAATATTATTGCATGACCGGCTGGCGCATCGGCTGGATGGTCTTGCCGGAGCGGCTGGTCCGCCCTATCGAGCGCGTGGCCCAGAGCCTTTATATCTCGGCGCCGGAATTGTCGCAGATTGCCGCCGAGGCGGCGCTCGGGGCTGGCGCCGAGCTCGATGTCTATCGCGAAAGCTATGGCCGCAACCGCGATTTCCTGATGCGCCGGCTGCCGGAAATCGGCTTCCGCATCGCCTCGCCGATGGATGGCGCCTTCTACGCCTATGTCGACGTCAGCCGCTTCACCAATGACAGCATGGCCTTCGCCCGCAAGATGCTGGCGGAAATCAATGTCGCCGCCACGCCCGGCCTCGATTTCGATCCAGTAGAAGGACATCGAGCGATGCGGATCTCCTATGCCGGCTCGAATGCCGAAATCGAGGAAGCCACCGAACGCATGGCGGCTTGGCTGAAATAG
- a CDS encoding ribonuclease E/G yields the protein MADKMLIDASHEEETRVVVVRGNRIEEFDFESQHKKQIRGNIYLAKVTRVEPSLQAAFVDYGGNRHGFLAFAEIHPDYYQIPLADRQALLRAEAEEHRRDDDVEHVETALDLSQQEQPDIGIVPKKSDEAEVPTAIAEEASVPEAAAPAEEAIPAKKPRRSRKKVVAEAPAEKASAPEATTAIDAPSEDEDGPSGEMAAMVETDSISEDVRSSKRRHDDDDDDDHDHEEEVIESVGAEDAMEEVPDRVQRKPRKQYRIQEVIKRRQILLVQVAKEERGNKGAALTTYLSLAGRYSVLMPNTARGGGISRKITNPQDRKRLKEIAKLLEVPQGMGVILRTAGANRTKVEVKRDFEYLMRLWENVRTLTLASTAPCLVYEEGSLIKRSIRDLYNKDIGEVIVSGEEGYREAKDFMKMLMPSHAKVVQPYRDIHPIFSRSGIEAQLDRMLQPQVTLKSGGYLIMNQTEALVSIDVNSGRSTREHSIEDTALQTNLEAADEVARQLRLRDLAGLIVIDFIDMEEKRNNRAVEKKLKECLKNDRARIQVGRISHFGLLEMSRQRIRASVLESTTQICSHCGGTGHVRSQSSVALHVLRGIEEYLLKNTTHDITVRTTPDIALYLLNHKRQTIIDYETRFGVAIVIDADNAVGTQHFAIDRGEPVANPVKIESLFNFAAIPDDDEDDIVIEADEDEDEELEEKAAAATEQQPAARSENNDGNRKRKRRRRRRGRGNDGQAASVSDDDSVANAEDADGEEGDDDDADAGAENAASAGGDDDDDAQQKRKRRRRGKRGGRRNRESEGGEQAASDEANSDEADGADAEEGDEATVTVAEIAVAEGEAAVEGQPAMAAVETAAIVTEDVKPAKGRGRRKAKAVEASPVETPEVEAAPAADVEIEAVAEIAEVLDNPAEASATEDAAKPARANRESNVSSSAPVVKSTRTNEGGDGDGEPTKPKKAGWWQRRGFF from the coding sequence ATGGCAGACAAAATGCTTATCGATGCGTCTCACGAGGAAGAGACGCGCGTCGTTGTCGTTCGCGGGAACCGCATAGAAGAATTTGACTTCGAGTCTCAGCACAAGAAGCAAATCCGCGGCAACATCTATCTTGCAAAAGTAACGAGGGTCGAACCTTCGCTTCAGGCCGCATTCGTGGATTACGGCGGCAACCGGCACGGCTTCCTGGCCTTTGCCGAAATCCATCCCGACTACTATCAGATCCCTCTCGCCGATCGTCAGGCGCTTCTGAGGGCCGAGGCCGAAGAGCATCGCCGCGACGATGATGTCGAGCATGTGGAAACCGCGCTCGACCTTTCGCAGCAGGAACAGCCTGATATCGGCATCGTTCCCAAGAAGAGCGACGAAGCCGAAGTGCCGACCGCGATCGCGGAAGAGGCCTCCGTCCCGGAAGCAGCGGCGCCCGCAGAGGAAGCAATTCCGGCCAAGAAGCCGCGCCGCAGCCGCAAGAAGGTGGTAGCGGAGGCTCCCGCCGAAAAGGCATCCGCCCCGGAAGCGACGACGGCGATCGATGCGCCGAGCGAGGACGAGGACGGTCCGTCGGGCGAAATGGCCGCCATGGTCGAAACCGATTCGATCTCCGAAGACGTCCGCTCCTCCAAGCGCCGTCATGATGACGACGACGATGATGATCACGACCATGAAGAGGAAGTGATCGAATCCGTCGGCGCCGAAGACGCAATGGAAGAGGTTCCGGACCGCGTCCAGCGCAAGCCGCGCAAGCAGTACCGCATCCAGGAAGTCATCAAGCGCCGGCAGATCCTGCTGGTGCAGGTGGCCAAGGAAGAGCGCGGCAACAAGGGCGCGGCGCTCACCACCTATCTGTCGCTTGCAGGCCGCTATTCGGTTCTGATGCCGAATACGGCGCGCGGCGGCGGCATTTCCCGCAAGATCACCAATCCGCAGGACCGCAAGCGCCTGAAGGAAATTGCCAAGCTGCTCGAAGTGCCGCAGGGCATGGGCGTCATCCTGCGCACGGCGGGTGCCAACCGCACCAAGGTCGAAGTCAAGCGCGACTTCGAATATCTGATGCGCCTGTGGGAAAACGTCCGCACGCTGACGCTCGCTTCGACCGCTCCTTGCCTCGTCTATGAAGAAGGCAGCCTGATCAAGCGCTCGATCCGCGACCTCTACAACAAGGATATCGGCGAAGTCATCGTCTCCGGCGAGGAAGGCTATCGTGAAGCGAAAGACTTCATGAAGATGCTGATGCCGAGCCATGCCAAGGTGGTTCAGCCCTATCGCGACATCCATCCGATCTTCTCGCGCTCGGGCATCGAGGCGCAACTCGACCGCATGCTGCAGCCGCAGGTGACGCTGAAGTCCGGCGGTTACCTGATCATGAACCAGACGGAAGCGCTGGTTTCGATCGACGTCAACTCGGGCCGCTCGACCCGCGAACATTCGATCGAGGATACCGCGCTCCAGACGAACCTGGAGGCCGCCGATGAAGTGGCCCGTCAGCTTCGTCTGCGCGACCTTGCCGGCCTGATCGTCATCGACTTCATCGACATGGAAGAAAAGCGCAACAACCGCGCCGTCGAGAAGAAGCTGAAGGAGTGCCTGAAGAACGACCGCGCCCGTATCCAGGTCGGCCGCATCTCGCATTTCGGCCTTCTGGAAATGTCGCGCCAGCGCATCCGCGCATCGGTTCTGGAAAGCACGACGCAGATTTGCTCGCATTGCGGCGGTACCGGCCACGTGCGTTCGCAGTCCTCCGTCGCTCTGCACGTCCTGCGTGGCATCGAGGAATACCTGCTCAAGAACACGACGCACGACATCACCGTGCGCACGACGCCGGACATTGCGCTCTATCTGCTCAATCACAAGCGCCAGACGATCATTGATTACGAAACCCGCTTTGGCGTGGCGATCGTCATCGACGCCGACAATGCCGTCGGCACGCAGCATTTCGCGATCGACCGCGGCGAGCCTGTCGCCAATCCGGTGAAGATCGAAAGCCTGTTCAACTTCGCAGCCATCCCCGATGACGATGAAGACGATATCGTCATCGAAGCCGATGAGGACGAAGACGAAGAGCTGGAAGAAAAGGCCGCGGCAGCTACCGAGCAGCAGCCTGCCGCCCGCTCTGAGAACAATGACGGCAACCGCAAGCGCAAGCGTCGCCGCCGTCGTCGCGGCCGTGGCAATGATGGCCAGGCAGCTTCGGTTTCCGACGACGACTCCGTAGCGAATGCTGAAGATGCCGACGGAGAAGAAGGCGACGATGATGACGCCGATGCCGGCGCAGAAAACGCCGCATCCGCTGGTGGTGACGACGACGATGACGCGCAGCAGAAGCGCAAGCGCCGTCGTCGCGGCAAGCGTGGTGGCCGACGCAATCGTGAAAGCGAAGGCGGCGAACAGGCCGCAAGCGATGAAGCCAATTCGGACGAAGCCGATGGGGCTGACGCCGAAGAAGGTGACGAAGCAACCGTAACTGTGGCCGAGATCGCCGTTGCCGAAGGCGAAGCCGCCGTCGAGGGACAGCCCGCCATGGCAGCTGTCGAAACGGCAGCCATCGTCACCGAGGATGTCAAGCCCGCCAAGGGCCGCGGTCGCCGGAAGGCAAAGGCCGTCGAGGCATCGCCGGTCGAGACACCTGAGGTCGAAGCCGCACCCGCGGCAGATGTCGAAATCGAAGCGGTCGCAGAGATCGCCGAAGTTCTGGACAATCCGGCAGAGGCGTCGGCGACCGAAGATGCAGCCAAGCCGGCCCGCGCCAATCGCGAATCCAACGTTTCCTCCTCCGCTCCGGTGGTAAAGTCCACCCGCACCAATGAAGGTGGCGACGGCGATGGAGAGCCGACCAAGCCGAAGAAGGCCGGCTGGTGGCAGCGCCGCGGCTTCTTTTAA
- a CDS encoding N-acetylmuramoyl-L-alanine amidase, with translation MILVVLSAFAPALAADGPLLAYGARIAGDDARTRIVIDMDREPAFTVHYLDNPARVVIDLPATAFGFPAADLKPTGLFKDIRYGTMDADSARIVLTAKKPVKLVMAKVQADEGGKGQRLVLDAEMVPTEQFAELVKKQSWTSDDTARDVGPVAPTQKADPNIFLIAVDAGHGGIDAGATGTDGVTQEKDITLAFAKLFADKLNAQAGIKAFLTRDKDQYLSLSERVTIARQNRASLFISLHADTLKQKDIRGATVYTISDKASDRLAGEVADRENNSDQIAGADAQAQPAAVNDILMDLTRRETQAFSISLAQDVLSSFNGQVSMINNPHRHAGFQVLQAPDVPSILLELGFLSNKEDEKLLLDPDWRQKVADRLTEAVKQYRVSIIANGG, from the coding sequence ATGATTCTCGTGGTGCTTTCGGCATTTGCGCCTGCCTTGGCCGCGGATGGTCCGTTGCTCGCCTATGGCGCGCGCATAGCCGGCGACGATGCCCGCACGCGCATCGTCATCGACATGGACCGAGAGCCGGCCTTCACTGTCCATTATCTCGACAATCCCGCCCGCGTGGTGATCGATCTGCCCGCGACGGCATTCGGCTTTCCGGCCGCCGATCTCAAGCCGACCGGTCTCTTCAAAGATATCCGCTACGGCACCATGGATGCAGACAGCGCTCGCATCGTGCTGACGGCAAAAAAGCCGGTGAAGCTGGTCATGGCCAAGGTGCAGGCCGATGAAGGAGGCAAGGGGCAGCGCCTCGTGCTCGATGCCGAGATGGTGCCGACCGAACAATTCGCCGAGCTGGTGAAGAAGCAGAGTTGGACGAGCGACGATACCGCCAGGGATGTCGGTCCGGTCGCGCCGACGCAGAAGGCCGATCCGAATATCTTCCTGATCGCCGTTGACGCCGGTCATGGCGGCATCGACGCGGGTGCGACCGGTACCGACGGCGTCACGCAGGAAAAGGACATCACGCTCGCCTTCGCGAAGCTGTTTGCCGACAAGCTGAATGCCCAGGCCGGCATCAAGGCCTTCCTCACGCGTGACAAGGATCAATATTTGTCCTTGTCGGAGCGCGTAACCATCGCGCGCCAGAACCGCGCCTCGCTTTTCATCTCGCTGCATGCTGATACGCTGAAGCAGAAGGATATCCGCGGCGCGACCGTCTATACGATCTCTGACAAGGCTTCGGACCGGCTTGCCGGCGAAGTCGCCGACCGTGAAAACAATTCCGATCAGATCGCCGGGGCCGACGCTCAGGCACAGCCGGCCGCCGTCAACGATATTCTGATGGATCTGACCCGCCGCGAGACGCAGGCCTTCTCCATCTCGCTGGCGCAGGATGTGCTGTCCTCGTTCAACGGCCAGGTCTCGATGATCAACAATCCGCACCGTCACGCCGGCTTCCAGGTCTTGCAGGCGCCGGATGTACCCTCGATCCTGCTCGAGCTCGGCTTTCTCTCCAACAAGGAAGACGAGAAGCTGTTGCTCGACCCCGATTGGCGGCAGAAGGTGGCCGACAGGCTGACCGAAGCGGTGAAGCAGTATCGCGTATCGATCATCGCGAACGGCGGCTAA
- a CDS encoding penicillin-binding protein 1A yields the protein MIRLIGYFFGLGCLLFLGVAAAAAIYLSVVSKELPDYEVLAKYAPPVTTRIHAGNGALMKEYSRENRLFVPIQAIPDRVKAAFLSAEDKNFYNHPGVDVGGLARAIVVNLQNIGSGRRFVGASTITQQVAKNFLLSADQTFDRKIKEAILSFRIEQAYSKDKILELYLNEIYFGLNSYGIAGAALTYFDKSVNELTIAESAYLASLPKGPSNYNPFRRAEAALTRRNWVIDRMVENGYVSQSDGEEAKKQPLGVVPPKSGPSLFASDYFAEEVRRQLIDQYGEKTLYEGGLSVRTSLDPQMQLEARKALQDGLVDYDERRGYRGPLKQIATSQDWGAELVKVPALSDVPEWQAAIVLSVSDQGVDIGLQPSVDAAGRISTQRKRGTIAAADMRWAYRSAGGKSVKSPGGVLSAGDVIYVQKTGNADSSSYRLRQPPKVQGGLVVMDPHTGRVLAMVGGFSYAQSEFNRATQARRQPGSSFKPFVYAAAMDNGYTPASVILDDPLQITLSNGDVWKPTNYEGEGGGVHTLRFAIEHSRNLMTVRLASDMGMPLVAEYAERFGIYDHMNPVLAMSLGAGETTVLRMVSAYSVIANGGKQIKPTLIDRIQDRYGKTIFKHEERVCANCNVNVWQNQDEPVIADNREQVLDPMTAYQVTSMMQGVIIRGTAAGKIKLNTDVAGKTGTTNDEKDAWFVGFTPSLVAGLYVGYDTPTTLGRGGTGGALAAPVFNEFMQVATKDQPPEKFQVPAGMTMVAVNRATGMAAQQGDPNAIMEAFKPGTGPATSLQVIGGGDAAQVPPEEILRTSPQANQAVTSGSGGLF from the coding sequence ATGATCAGACTGATTGGATATTTCTTTGGGCTGGGCTGCCTCCTGTTTCTGGGTGTTGCGGCTGCGGCGGCCATCTATCTGAGCGTGGTCTCCAAGGAACTTCCCGACTATGAGGTGCTTGCGAAATATGCGCCGCCGGTGACGACACGCATTCACGCCGGCAACGGCGCCTTGATGAAGGAATATTCGCGGGAGAACCGGCTTTTCGTGCCGATCCAGGCCATTCCCGATCGCGTCAAGGCAGCATTCCTTTCGGCGGAAGACAAGAATTTCTACAATCATCCCGGCGTCGATGTCGGTGGCCTAGCACGCGCCATTGTGGTGAACCTGCAGAACATCGGTTCCGGCCGCCGATTCGTCGGCGCATCCACCATCACGCAGCAGGTCGCCAAGAACTTCCTGCTTTCCGCCGACCAGACCTTCGACCGCAAGATCAAGGAAGCCATCCTCTCCTTCCGCATCGAACAGGCCTACAGCAAGGACAAGATCCTCGAGCTTTACCTGAACGAGATCTATTTCGGCCTGAATTCCTATGGCATCGCCGGCGCCGCGCTCACCTATTTCGACAAGTCCGTCAACGAGCTGACTATTGCCGAATCGGCCTATCTGGCCTCGCTTCCCAAGGGCCCGTCCAACTACAATCCGTTCCGCCGTGCCGAAGCAGCGCTCACTCGCCGCAATTGGGTGATCGACCGCATGGTGGAGAATGGCTATGTCAGCCAGAGCGACGGCGAAGAGGCAAAGAAGCAGCCGCTCGGCGTCGTGCCGCCGAAGAGCGGCCCGTCGCTTTTCGCCTCGGATTATTTCGCCGAAGAAGTCCGCCGCCAGCTGATCGACCAATACGGTGAAAAGACCCTTTATGAGGGCGGCCTTTCCGTCCGCACGTCGCTTGACCCGCAGATGCAGCTCGAAGCACGCAAGGCCCTGCAGGACGGCCTGGTCGATTATGACGAGCGTCGCGGTTATCGCGGCCCGCTCAAGCAGATCGCGACGTCGCAGGATTGGGGCGCCGAGCTTGTCAAGGTTCCCGCGCTGAGCGACGTGCCGGAATGGCAGGCCGCCATCGTCCTCTCCGTCTCCGATCAGGGCGTCGACATCGGATTGCAGCCGAGTGTCGATGCGGCAGGCAGGATTTCGACCCAGCGCAAGCGCGGCACGATCGCCGCTGCCGATATGCGCTGGGCCTACCGGTCGGCGGGCGGCAAGTCGGTGAAATCGCCGGGCGGCGTGCTGAGCGCTGGTGATGTGATTTACGTGCAGAAGACCGGCAACGCCGATTCGAGCAGCTATCGCCTGCGTCAGCCGCCGAAGGTGCAGGGCGGCCTGGTCGTCATGGATCCGCATACCGGCCGCGTGCTCGCCATGGTCGGCGGCTTCTCCTATGCGCAGTCCGAATTCAACCGCGCGACCCAGGCCAGGCGTCAGCCGGGTTCGTCGTTCAAGCCGTTCGTCTATGCGGCTGCGATGGATAACGGCTATACGCCGGCCTCCGTCATTCTCGACGATCCGCTGCAGATCACGCTCAGCAACGGCGATGTGTGGAAGCCGACGAACTACGAAGGCGAGGGCGGCGGCGTGCATACGCTGCGCTTTGCCATCGAACACTCCCGCAACCTGATGACTGTCCGCCTCGCCTCCGACATGGGCATGCCGCTGGTTGCCGAATATGCCGAGCGCTTCGGCATCTACGACCATATGAACCCGGTTCTCGCCATGTCGCTGGGTGCCGGCGAAACGACGGTACTGCGCATGGTTTCGGCTTATTCTGTCATCGCCAACGGCGGCAAGCAGATCAAGCCGACGCTGATCGACCGCATCCAGGACCGCTACGGCAAGACGATCTTCAAGCATGAGGAGCGCGTCTGCGCTAACTGCAATGTGAATGTCTGGCAGAACCAGGACGAGCCTGTCATTGCCGATAATCGCGAGCAGGTGCTCGATCCGATGACGGCCTATCAGGTCACGTCGATGATGCAGGGCGTCATCATTCGCGGTACGGCCGCCGGCAAGATCAAACTCAACACCGATGTCGCCGGCAAGACCGGCACCACCAACGATGAGAAGGATGCCTGGTTCGTCGGCTTCACGCCGAGCCTCGTCGCCGGCCTCTACGTTGGCTACGACACGCCGACCACGCTCGGCCGGGGCGGCACCGGCGGCGCGCTCGCCGCGCCGGTCTTCAACGAATTCATGCAGGTGGCGACGAAGGATCAACCGCCGGAGAAGTTCCAGGTCCCGGCTGGCATGACAATGGTTGCAGTCAATCGCGCGACCGGCATGGCCGCGCAGCAGGGCGATCCGAATGCCATCATGGAAGCCTTCAAGCCTGGCACCGGCCCGGCAACGAGCCTCCAGGTCATTGGTGGCGGCGATGCCGCGCAGGTGCCGCCGGAGGAGATTCTGAGGACGTCGCCGCAGGCGAACCAGGCGGTCACTTCCGGATCTGGCGGCCTTTTCTGA
- the prfB gene encoding peptide chain release factor 2 (programmed frameshift), with the protein MRAEIEKIVDETKQAITLLRRHLDWDQAVRRLDWLNNKSEDPTLWNDAAEAQKLMRERQQLDDGIGGVRALEQQLTDNVGLIELGEEEGDAEVVREAEEALKGLKTEAARRQVEAMLSGEADSNDTYVEVHSGAGGTESQDWANMLLRMYTRWAERQRFKVELLEVHDGEEAGIKSATLLVKGHNAYGWMKTESGVHRLVRISPYDSNARRHTSFSSIWVYPVVDDSIQIDINEGDCRIDTYRSSGAGGQHVNTTDSAVRITHIPTGIVVQCQQERSQHKNRAKAWDMLRARMYEAELMKREEAANAEAASKTDIGWGHQIRSYVLQPYQLVKDLRTGVSSTAPGDVLDGDLNEFMEAALAHRISGAADAVVDDVE; encoded by the exons ATGAGAGCCGAAATCGAGAAAATAGTCGACGAAACCAAGCAGGCTATCACCCTGCTGAGGAGGCATCTT GACTGGGACCAGGCGGTAAGACGACTGGACTGGTTGAATAACAAGTCGGAAGATCCGACCCTCTGGAACGATGCCGCCGAAGCGCAGAAGCTGATGCGCGAGCGCCAGCAGCTCGATGATGGCATTGGCGGCGTGCGCGCGCTCGAACAGCAGCTTACGGATAATGTCGGGCTGATCGAGCTTGGCGAGGAAGAGGGCGATGCAGAGGTCGTCCGCGAAGCTGAAGAGGCTCTCAAGGGCCTGAAGACGGAAGCGGCGCGCCGGCAGGTGGAGGCCATGCTCTCTGGCGAGGCCGACTCCAACGATACCTATGTCGAAGTCCATTCGGGCGCCGGCGGCACCGAGAGCCAGGATTGGGCGAACATGCTGTTGCGCATGTATACCCGCTGGGCCGAACGCCAGCGCTTCAAGGTGGAGCTGCTCGAAGTTCATGACGGCGAAGAGGCCGGCATCAAGTCGGCAACGCTTCTGGTCAAGGGCCACAATGCCTATGGTTGGATGAAGACCGAGTCGGGCGTCCACCGCCTCGTTCGCATCTCGCCCTATGACAGCAATGCGCGCCGTCACACGTCCTTCTCGTCGATCTGGGTCTACCCCGTCGTCGACGACTCGATCCAGATCGATATCAACGAAGGCGATTGCCGCATCGACACCTATCGCTCGTCCGGCGCCGGCGGTCAGCACGTCAACACCACCGACTCGGCCGTGCGCATCACGCATATTCCGACCGGGATCGTCGTGCAGTGCCAACAGGAACGCTCGCAGCACAAGAACCGCGCCAAGGCCTGGGACATGCTGCGCGCCCGCATGTACGAGGCGGAGCTGATGAAGCGGGAAGAGGCGGCCAATGCCGAAGCCGCTTCCAAGACGGATATCGGCTGGGGTCACCAGATCCGGTCCTATGTCCTGCAGCCCTACCAGCTGGTCAAGGATCTGCGCACCGGCGTTTCGAGCACCGCGCCCGGCGATGTGCTGGACGGTGATCTCAATGAATTCATGGAAGCCGCACTCGCGCATCGCATCAGCGGTGCCGCCGATGCGGTCGTCGACGACGTCGAGTGA
- a CDS encoding NAD kinase, protein MSRNLQSVCFLASTAPEAQAAQQELIRLYGQTPQESADVVVALGGDGFMLQTLHGTMNSGKCVYGMNRGSVGFLMNDYRTDCLAERIEAAVENAFHPLQMTTRNADGSSRVALAINEVSLFRQSYQTAKLKVEIDGRVRLPELICDGLMVTTPAGSTAYNLSAHGPILPLEAPLLAMTPVSAFRPRRWRGALLPNKVTVDITVLEAEKRPVNAAADNAEVKSVLGIQIRQSEDTTARILSDPDRSWSDRILAEQFSD, encoded by the coding sequence ATGTCACGCAATCTTCAATCCGTTTGCTTTCTCGCCTCCACCGCGCCGGAGGCACAGGCTGCGCAGCAGGAACTGATTCGCCTCTATGGCCAGACGCCGCAGGAGAGCGCGGATGTCGTGGTGGCGCTCGGTGGCGACGGCTTCATGCTGCAGACGCTGCACGGTACCATGAATTCCGGCAAGTGCGTCTATGGCATGAACCGCGGTTCGGTCGGCTTCCTGATGAATGATTATCGAACGGATTGCCTGGCCGAACGCATCGAGGCGGCTGTCGAAAACGCATTCCATCCGCTGCAGATGACCACGCGCAATGCGGATGGCAGCTCCCGCGTCGCTCTCGCCATCAACGAGGTGTCGCTGTTTCGCCAATCCTATCAGACGGCGAAACTGAAGGTCGAGATCGACGGTCGGGTCCGTCTGCCGGAACTGATCTGCGATGGCCTGATGGTAACGACGCCGGCGGGCTCCACGGCCTATAATCTCTCCGCCCACGGCCCTATCCTGCCGCTGGAGGCGCCGCTGCTGGCCATGACGCCGGTCAGCGCCTTCCGTCCCCGCCGCTGGCGCGGCGCGCTGCTGCCAAACAAGGTCACGGTCGACATCACCGTGCTCGAAGCGGAAAAACGCCCGGTCAACGCCGCCGCCGACAATGCCGAGGTCAAATCCGTCCTTGGCATCCAAATCCGCCAGAGCGAAGATACGACAGCCCGCATTCTTTCCGATCCGGACAGATCGTGGTCGGATCGGATCCTCGCGGAACAGTTTTCGGATTGA
- a CDS encoding AprI/Inh family metalloprotease inhibitor yields MIRALGLAAVSAALALTMAQPAPAADDEVVQAQTGTWLVAPESGAKGCRLTFGTNAVAGGHEITGADACATPLPALAKARAWNFTDDGALAIADAEGKPLMRFQQEEGSPWQSEGGDPTWLLPALGDVDHVPTVASLAGAWRIQQPGGKPVCDITLTTDKDQDGTAKMSPSGDCAAEIGELKLSLWAAEGFGLVMLGSDGSSLSFDMKPDGSFQKSEEEEGEPLLLVRK; encoded by the coding sequence TTGATCCGTGCTCTCGGTCTAGCGGCGGTTTCCGCCGCCCTTGCTTTGACAATGGCCCAGCCGGCCCCGGCAGCCGACGACGAAGTCGTTCAGGCACAAACCGGCACATGGCTGGTCGCGCCTGAAAGCGGCGCCAAGGGCTGCCGTCTCACCTTCGGGACGAACGCAGTTGCTGGCGGTCACGAAATCACCGGTGCCGATGCCTGCGCGACACCCCTGCCCGCTCTCGCCAAAGCCCGCGCGTGGAACTTCACGGACGACGGCGCGCTCGCCATCGCGGATGCCGAGGGCAAGCCGCTGATGCGCTTCCAGCAGGAGGAAGGCTCCCCGTGGCAAAGCGAAGGCGGCGACCCTACATGGCTGTTGCCGGCGCTGGGCGATGTCGATCACGTGCCGACCGTCGCAAGTCTTGCCGGCGCATGGCGCATCCAGCAGCCGGGCGGAAAGCCGGTCTGCGATATCACGCTCACCACCGACAAGGATCAGGACGGCACCGCCAAAATGTCACCAAGCGGAGACTGCGCCGCCGAGATTGGCGAGCTCAAGCTTTCACTCTGGGCCGCCGAAGGTTTCGGGCTGGTGATGCTGGGCAGTGATGGCTCCTCGCTCTCCTTCGACATGAAGCCGGACGGCAGTTTCCAGAAGTCCGAAGAAGAGGAAGGCGAACCGCTCCTGCTGGTTCGCAAATAG